From Streptomyces sp. TLI_053, a single genomic window includes:
- a CDS encoding DUF11 domain-containing protein, producing MRPLAAFGPSVERRLAQLLALLLVLPSLVLSGAGPAHAQSWTVEGQNVPSAFDCDHLYYSNYRSGMEFANDAAGAASIRNTVISKRVGSGLPDYWSTNMAMGTDPDTGRVAAFYSSYTTSNLKLYKHVSGTDTVTDQIAGGATRNLPSGVNWGGLGANPRTGMLYGAQNGGAPVLFEMNLATGATRTWSRGSTLTSVPANDPVFASGTLVPDIFVDVDGGVYYGIVYSGSTYIYRLDPATGTTAQAVRLTGAGASNGFNNYGMAFFDGAIYLGYYGGALYRADPRTGVSVQVAGGNAQDNQTGRISSESGGSWPITDLASCAVAPNLTSRLMVAKTSDTATAKPGGTVRYTVTARNDGAVPVSGAVITDDLTGVLDDAAYNGDAAATSGGSPTANQPVYDPAGRTLRWSGDVAAGATVTVTYSVKVADPPGGDGVLRNAVTVPDSNCGALSTDPACTTEVPVARLAIRKSVTPEAPQPGSTVTWTVTLANDGEADWTGATLTDDLTDVVDDAVYNNDATARNADGSGAGPVTWTPADRTLRWTGTVARGGTVTVTYSARIGSPPAGNKRLTNRAVGPDGSNCAAGSTDPDCTTDETISGLVVTKSVSTASAKPGDTVTYTVTAENTGGVARTGVTLTDDLSGLVDDADYRGDATARSGGTPTPTQPSYDAGAARLTWTGDIAVGQTVAITYSVTVRTPPTGDKVLRNAVTGPTDSSCPPGSTDPSCGTETPLAALVIAKTASAATVSAGEQLTWTVTVTNTGRAAYPGASFTDDLTGVLDDASWDDAVTAGSGTTSFDPVARRFGWRGDVPAGATVTVTYRVTVGSPPAGDKRLRNAVTGPDGSNCPAGSTDPACATETDVRSLKVVKSGTPDNPKTGDTVTYTLTVTNDGTAPYPGATLTDDLTDVLDDATWNDTASASTGSTAFDPGSRILTWTGDLAVGATATITYGVTVTNTGDTYLRNTATATDSNCPPGSTDPNCRSVIPRPTLAVRKSAAPAGARPGETVTYTLTVTNLSADADYRAATVTDDLTGVLDDAVWDGAVTSSGGSAVFDPATKRLTWTGDVARSATVTVTYTVTVAKPPTGDKVLRNAVTGPTDSSCPPGSTDPSCGTVTPLATLAIAKISVPAEARPGERITWTVTVTNTGRATYRGASFTDDLSGVLDDAVWDDAVTASTGTATFDAAARRLSWTGDLPQEASATVTYSVTVASPPTGDHRLRNAVTGPDGSNCQAGSTDPACTTETLVARLVLTKTADPATARPGGKVTWTVTAANPGTAPYPGASFTDDLSGVLDDATWNDDATATLGTVERRAERLHWSGDLPAGARATITYSVTVGSPPAGDKVLRNAVTGPTDSTCEGSCGTETPVAELVIRKTADPADPVPGGRVTYTVRLTNPGTVTYTGATVRDDLSGVLDDATWNDDARATSGTPTYTRPVLGWTGDVAPGTPVVITYSVTVGSPPAGDKVLRNAVTGPTDSTCEGDCGTVTPLPALRIEKSGAPKDVKAGDTVTYTVTVTNTGEAPYPGASFRDDLSGVLDDATWNGDARADTGTVDYAAPVLTWTGTLAKGERATVTYRLTATLAGDQRLTNTVTASGSNCEAGSTDPACREILPAPLLRVRKSAAPAVATPGGTVAYTLTVTNTGSTAYRNASVSDDLAGVLGNATWNGDARADTGTVGYAAPVLTWTGTLDAGATATVGYSVTVVREPTGDKTLRNAVTSPDRTNCPLPMGDRRRAAVDPDCATVTPVRSLRLTKTAAPTEVRPGGTVGYRVTVVNTGAAAYEDASFTDDLSGVLDAAVWNGDARADGGTLDWSAPRLAWHGTLAVGRTVTVTYSVTVRTDLTGTRTLRNAVTSGTPGANCEDPSEPGCGTDTPVRPPVEPPVVPPVVPPVVPPVVPPVVPPVEPPVLPPTGSRAIDLLPAVAALLTLGVALTVLRRRTD from the coding sequence GTGAGGCCACTCGCCGCTTTCGGTCCGTCCGTCGAGCGCAGGCTCGCCCAGTTGCTCGCCCTGCTGCTCGTCCTGCCCTCGCTCGTGCTCTCCGGAGCGGGGCCCGCCCACGCCCAGAGCTGGACGGTGGAGGGGCAGAACGTGCCCTCCGCCTTCGACTGCGACCACCTCTACTACAGCAACTACCGCTCCGGCATGGAGTTCGCCAACGACGCCGCCGGCGCCGCGAGCATCCGCAACACGGTGATCAGCAAGCGGGTCGGCAGCGGACTGCCGGACTACTGGTCGACGAACATGGCGATGGGCACCGACCCCGACACCGGCCGGGTCGCCGCCTTCTACTCCAGCTACACCACCTCGAACCTCAAGCTCTACAAGCACGTCTCCGGCACCGACACGGTCACCGACCAGATCGCCGGCGGCGCCACCCGCAACCTGCCGAGCGGGGTCAACTGGGGCGGCCTGGGCGCGAATCCGCGCACCGGGATGCTCTACGGCGCGCAGAACGGCGGCGCGCCCGTGCTGTTCGAGATGAACCTGGCGACCGGCGCGACCCGCACCTGGTCGCGCGGCAGCACCCTCACCTCCGTCCCGGCGAACGACCCGGTGTTCGCCTCCGGCACCCTGGTGCCGGACATCTTCGTCGACGTCGACGGCGGCGTGTACTACGGGATCGTCTACTCCGGCTCCACCTACATCTACCGGCTCGACCCCGCCACCGGCACCACCGCCCAGGCCGTCCGGCTCACCGGCGCCGGCGCGAGCAACGGCTTCAACAACTACGGCATGGCCTTCTTCGACGGCGCCATCTACCTGGGCTACTACGGCGGCGCGCTCTACCGCGCCGACCCTCGCACCGGCGTCTCGGTCCAGGTCGCCGGCGGCAACGCCCAGGACAACCAGACCGGGCGGATCAGCTCCGAGTCCGGCGGTTCCTGGCCGATCACCGACCTGGCCAGCTGCGCCGTCGCGCCCAACCTGACCTCCCGGCTGATGGTCGCCAAGACCTCCGACACCGCGACCGCCAAGCCGGGCGGCACCGTCCGCTACACCGTCACCGCCCGCAACGACGGCGCCGTGCCGGTCAGCGGGGCCGTGATCACCGACGACCTGACCGGCGTGCTGGACGACGCGGCCTACAACGGCGACGCGGCCGCCACCAGCGGCGGCAGCCCCACCGCGAACCAGCCGGTGTACGACCCCGCCGGCCGCACCCTGCGCTGGAGCGGGGACGTCGCGGCCGGGGCGACGGTGACTGTCACCTACTCCGTCAAGGTGGCGGACCCGCCGGGCGGGGACGGCGTCCTGCGCAACGCGGTGACCGTGCCCGACAGCAACTGCGGCGCGCTCTCCACCGACCCCGCCTGCACCACCGAGGTCCCGGTCGCCCGGCTGGCGATCCGCAAGTCCGTCACCCCCGAGGCCCCGCAGCCCGGCTCCACCGTCACCTGGACCGTCACCCTCGCCAACGACGGCGAGGCCGACTGGACCGGTGCCACCCTCACCGACGACCTCACCGACGTGGTCGACGACGCCGTCTACAACAACGACGCCACCGCCCGCAACGCCGACGGCTCCGGCGCCGGTCCCGTCACCTGGACCCCCGCCGACCGCACCCTGCGCTGGACCGGCACCGTCGCCCGCGGCGGCACCGTCACCGTCACCTACTCGGCGCGGATCGGCTCACCACCCGCCGGGAACAAACGCCTCACCAACCGCGCGGTGGGCCCGGACGGCTCCAACTGCGCCGCGGGAAGCACCGATCCCGACTGCACGACGGACGAGACCATCAGCGGCCTGGTCGTCACCAAGAGCGTCTCCACCGCCTCCGCGAAACCCGGTGACACCGTCACCTACACCGTCACCGCCGAGAACACCGGCGGCGTCGCCCGCACCGGGGTCACCCTCACCGACGACCTCTCCGGACTGGTCGACGACGCCGACTACCGGGGCGACGCCACCGCCCGCAGCGGCGGCACGCCCACGCCCACCCAGCCCTCCTACGACGCCGGGGCCGCCCGGCTGACCTGGACCGGTGACATCGCGGTCGGACAGACGGTCGCCATCACCTACTCGGTCACCGTGCGGACGCCCCCGACCGGGGACAAGGTGCTGCGCAACGCCGTCACCGGCCCGACCGACTCCAGCTGCCCGCCCGGCAGCACCGACCCGTCCTGCGGCACCGAAACGCCGCTCGCCGCCCTGGTGATCGCCAAGACCGCCTCGGCCGCCACCGTCTCCGCCGGTGAGCAGCTGACCTGGACGGTCACCGTCACCAACACCGGCCGCGCCGCCTACCCCGGCGCCTCCTTCACCGACGACCTGACCGGCGTGCTGGACGACGCGAGCTGGGACGACGCCGTGACCGCCGGCTCCGGCACCACCTCCTTCGACCCGGTCGCCCGCCGCTTCGGCTGGCGCGGCGACGTTCCCGCGGGAGCCACCGTCACGGTCACCTACCGGGTCACCGTCGGCAGCCCGCCCGCCGGGGACAAGCGGCTGCGCAACGCCGTCACCGGCCCCGACGGCTCCAACTGTCCGGCGGGCAGCACCGATCCGGCCTGCGCCACCGAGACGGACGTCCGCTCGCTCAAGGTCGTCAAGAGCGGCACCCCGGACAACCCGAAGACCGGCGACACCGTCACCTACACCCTGACCGTCACCAACGACGGCACCGCGCCCTACCCCGGCGCCACCCTCACCGACGACCTCACCGACGTGCTCGACGACGCCACCTGGAACGACACGGCGAGCGCCAGCACCGGCAGCACCGCCTTCGACCCCGGCAGCCGGATCCTCACCTGGACCGGCGACCTGGCCGTCGGCGCCACCGCCACCATCACCTACGGCGTCACCGTCACCAACACCGGCGACACCTACCTGCGCAACACCGCCACCGCCACCGACTCCAACTGCCCGCCCGGCTCCACCGACCCGAACTGCCGGTCCGTCATCCCCCGCCCCACCCTCGCCGTCCGCAAGAGCGCCGCCCCCGCCGGCGCCCGCCCCGGCGAGACCGTCACCTACACCCTCACCGTCACCAACCTCAGCGCCGACGCCGACTACCGCGCGGCCACCGTCACCGACGACCTGACCGGCGTGCTCGACGACGCCGTCTGGGACGGGGCGGTGACCTCCTCCGGCGGGTCGGCCGTGTTCGACCCCGCCACGAAGCGGCTCACCTGGACCGGCGACGTGGCCCGCTCCGCCACGGTCACCGTCACCTACACCGTCACCGTCGCCAAGCCTCCGACCGGCGACAAGGTGCTGCGCAACGCCGTCACCGGCCCGACCGACTCCAGCTGCCCGCCCGGCAGCACCGACCCGTCCTGCGGCACCGTGACCCCGCTCGCCACCCTGGCGATCGCCAAGATCTCCGTCCCGGCCGAGGCCAGGCCCGGCGAGCGGATCACCTGGACCGTCACCGTCACCAACACCGGCCGCGCCACCTACCGCGGCGCCTCCTTCACCGACGACCTGAGCGGGGTCCTCGACGACGCCGTCTGGGACGACGCGGTGACCGCCTCCACCGGGACCGCCACCTTCGACGCCGCCGCCCGGCGGCTCAGCTGGACCGGCGACCTGCCCCAGGAAGCCTCCGCCACCGTCACCTACAGCGTGACCGTCGCCTCCCCGCCCACCGGGGACCACCGGCTGCGCAACGCCGTCACCGGCCCCGACGGCTCCAACTGCCAGGCGGGCAGCACCGATCCGGCCTGCACGACGGAGACCCTGGTCGCCCGGCTGGTCCTCACCAAGACCGCCGACCCCGCCACCGCGCGCCCCGGCGGCAAGGTCACCTGGACCGTCACCGCCGCCAACCCCGGCACCGCCCCCTACCCGGGCGCCTCCTTCACCGACGACCTGAGCGGCGTCCTCGACGACGCCACCTGGAACGACGACGCGACCGCCACCCTCGGCACCGTCGAGCGCCGCGCCGAGCGGCTGCACTGGAGCGGCGACCTCCCCGCCGGAGCCAGGGCCACCATCACCTACAGCGTGACCGTCGGCAGCCCGCCCGCCGGGGACAAGGTGCTGCGCAACGCCGTCACCGGCCCCACCGACTCCACCTGCGAAGGCAGTTGCGGGACGGAAACCCCCGTCGCCGAGCTCGTGATCCGCAAGACCGCCGACCCGGCCGACCCGGTGCCCGGGGGCCGCGTCACCTACACCGTCCGCCTCACCAACCCCGGCACCGTCACCTACACCGGCGCCACCGTCCGTGACGACCTGAGCGGCGTCCTCGACGACGCCACCTGGAACGACGACGCCCGGGCGACCTCCGGCACCCCGACCTACACCCGGCCGGTGCTCGGCTGGACCGGGGACGTCGCCCCCGGCACCCCCGTCGTCATCACCTACAGCGTGACCGTCGGCAGCCCGCCCGCCGGGGACAAGGTGCTGCGCAACGCCGTCACCGGCCCCACCGACTCCACCTGCGAGGGGGACTGCGGCACCGTCACCCCGCTGCCCGCCCTGCGGATCGAGAAGAGCGGAGCCCCCAAGGACGTCAAGGCCGGGGACACCGTCACCTACACCGTCACCGTCACCAACACCGGCGAGGCCCCGTACCCCGGCGCCTCCTTCCGGGACGACCTGAGCGGCGTCCTCGACGACGCCACCTGGAACGGTGACGCCCGGGCGGACACCGGCACCGTCGACTACGCCGCGCCCGTCCTCACCTGGACCGGCACCCTCGCCAAGGGGGAGCGGGCCACCGTCACCTACCGCCTGACCGCCACCCTCGCCGGCGACCAGCGGCTCACCAACACCGTCACCGCGAGCGGCTCCAACTGCGAGGCCGGCTCCACCGACCCCGCCTGCCGGGAGATCCTCCCCGCGCCGCTGCTGCGGGTCCGCAAGTCGGCCGCCCCCGCGGTCGCCACCCCCGGCGGCACCGTCGCCTACACCCTCACCGTCACCAACACCGGCAGCACCGCCTACCGCAACGCCTCCGTCTCCGACGACCTGGCGGGGGTGCTCGGCAACGCCACCTGGAACGGCGACGCCCGGGCGGACACCGGCACCGTCGGCTACGCCGCACCCGTCCTCACCTGGACCGGCACCCTGGACGCCGGGGCGACCGCCACCGTCGGCTACTCCGTCACCGTCGTCCGTGAACCCACCGGCGACAAGACCCTCCGCAACGCCGTCACCAGCCCCGACCGCACCAACTGCCCGCTGCCGATGGGCGACCGACGGCGGGCGGCGGTCGACCCCGACTGCGCCACCGTCACGCCCGTCCGCTCGCTGCGGCTCACCAAGACCGCCGCGCCCACCGAGGTCCGCCCCGGCGGGACGGTCGGCTACCGCGTCACCGTCGTCAACACCGGCGCCGCCGCGTACGAGGACGCCTCGTTCACCGACGACCTGAGCGGGGTGCTGGACGCCGCCGTCTGGAACGGCGACGCCCGGGCGGACGGCGGCACGCTCGACTGGAGCGCGCCCCGGCTCGCCTGGCACGGGACCCTGGCCGTCGGACGGACCGTCACCGTCACCTACTCGGTCACCGTCCGGACCGACCTCACCGGGACGCGCACGCTGCGCAACGCGGTCACCTCCGGGACGCCGGGTGCCAACTGCGAGGACCCGTCGGAGCCCGGCTGCGGGACCGACACGCCCGTGCGGCCGCCGGTCGAGCCGCCGGTGGTCCCGCCGGTCGTGCCGCCCGTGGTGCCGCCGGTGGTGCCGCCGGTGGTGCCCCCGGTCGAGCCGCCGGTGCTCCCGCCGACGGGAAGCCGGGCGATCGACCTGCTGCCGGCCGTCGCCGCGCTGCTCACCCTCGGCGTCGCCCTGACCGTGCTGCGCCGCCGGACCGACTGA
- a CDS encoding serine hydrolase domain-containing protein, which yields MTSVRVRTGLPRRGRFGARLAAVALAGTTVLAVAPASAAATGGEGGRAERRPRVDAQRELRDLVEHGGTTAALAEIRGVGRSPWRGAAGVSDLATGQPARPDGRFRIGSVTKSFVATVVLQLVGEGRLGLDDPVERYLPGVVPNGGAITVRQLLNHTSGVFNHTEDERFLIRTRADLEDYAYGRWRYRTYRPEQLAAVSAEHPPYFAPGAGWHYSNTGYVLAGMIVRKVTGRSWQQEADRRIVRPLHLDDTVFPVSGTGFGGPHAHAYLDMPAGPADITRLDPSVVDASGSGVSTTSDLDRFHAALFGGRLLRPAETAALKDTVATTVAGLRYGLGVVRIDLGPGCEAAWGHDGSLAGWSTLLLGSGDGKRQFALSTNPFVGKDGSGGTEPIGSIIAKTLCEPGAGADAGVGVGVGVGVGVGAGAGVDAGAGAGGPAAAAPVPQPFPGTLPRTGPDLPLPDLVSRS from the coding sequence ATGACGAGTGTTCGGGTACGGACGGGCCTTCCGCGGCGCGGACGGTTCGGGGCACGGCTCGCCGCTGTCGCGCTGGCCGGCACCACCGTTCTCGCGGTCGCCCCGGCCTCGGCCGCGGCGACCGGCGGCGAGGGCGGCCGGGCGGAGCGCCGGCCCCGCGTCGACGCGCAGCGGGAGTTGCGGGACCTCGTGGAGCACGGCGGGACGACCGCCGCGCTGGCCGAGATCCGCGGCGTCGGCCGCTCCCCGTGGCGGGGCGCCGCCGGGGTGTCCGACCTGGCCACCGGGCAGCCGGCCCGGCCGGACGGACGGTTCCGGATCGGCAGCGTGACCAAGTCCTTCGTGGCGACCGTGGTGCTGCAACTGGTCGGGGAGGGGCGGCTCGGACTGGACGACCCGGTCGAGCGGTACCTGCCGGGGGTGGTCCCCAACGGGGGCGCGATCACCGTCCGGCAACTGCTGAACCACACCAGCGGCGTGTTCAACCACACCGAGGACGAGCGGTTCCTGATCCGGACCCGGGCCGACCTGGAGGACTACGCGTACGGGAGGTGGCGCTACCGGACGTACCGGCCGGAGCAGCTCGCCGCCGTGTCCGCCGAGCACCCGCCGTACTTCGCCCCGGGCGCGGGCTGGCACTACTCCAACACCGGCTACGTGCTCGCCGGGATGATCGTCCGGAAGGTGACCGGCCGGTCCTGGCAGCAGGAGGCGGACCGCCGGATCGTCCGGCCGCTGCACCTGGACGACACGGTCTTCCCGGTGTCCGGGACCGGCTTCGGCGGGCCGCACGCCCACGCGTACCTCGACATGCCCGCCGGTCCGGCCGACATCACCCGGCTCGACCCGTCCGTGGTGGACGCGTCCGGCAGCGGTGTCTCCACCACGTCCGACCTCGACCGTTTCCACGCCGCGCTGTTCGGTGGGAGGCTGCTGCGGCCCGCCGAGACCGCGGCGCTCAAGGACACCGTGGCGACCACGGTGGCGGGCCTGCGGTACGGGCTCGGCGTGGTCCGGATCGACCTGGGACCGGGCTGCGAGGCCGCCTGGGGCCACGACGGCAGCCTGGCCGGCTGGAGCACCCTGCTGCTCGGAAGCGGGGACGGGAAGCGGCAGTTCGCGCTGTCGACCAACCCGTTCGTCGGCAAGGACGGGTCGGGGGGCACGGAACCGATCGGCTCGATCATCGCCAAGACGCTGTGCGAGCCGGGTGCCGGTGCAGATGCCGGTGTGGGTGTGGGTGTGGGTGTGGGTGTGGGTGTGGGTGCCGGTGCGGGCGTGGATGCGGGCGCCGGTGCGGGTGGTCCGGCGGCTGCGGCACCGGTGCCGCAGCCGTTCCCGGGGACGCTTCCGCGCACCGGCCCGGACCTCCCGCTGCCCGACCTCGTCAGCCGGTCATGA
- a CDS encoding LamG-like jellyroll fold domain-containing protein produces MHDNHESGHPCECPRTAELDGDGPAAAGRRRFLRGAGLLGAGVGTAGLGLLGAAPAHAAGPGPAGAPGTAAGSDPSAAAPGKAKKPAGKQRWQPDPDARRFTLVVMPDTQYLFDQDRIHPAPVEAALRHVLDGGVNREDGTDDNIVFLAHLGDVTENGLATEFAAVSKVFGLLDDAGAAYGVLAGNHDIRSSTDDRRGSTPYLETFGPARAARTSGYHSSSPDGYNTCHIVTAGGRPWMLLSLDWRLSDAGFAWANAVIAANPKVPVVLTTHELAYADDAGRAELSDYGRQLWERLISANDQIFLTVNGHYWPPGRTVLTNKAGHDVHVHITNYQDRYYGGAAMIRAYRFDLDRNTVDVSTYSPWIQEIAAEERNTLAAQQVELTSDVDRFSLSIDFDRRFSGFAPVPARPARRASDLLVRDTAAYWRFDGGSGDGTPVTARQVVKDLTGQGNDLFPQSAPGTPDGGLTWSSEHHPDQPGHGSLLFKGTRSPVRGTYLQTAPNAPLNRETFERGFTVEAFCKLPADWDSGRSRWSALLSRWGTAAEAGRSGPGTDADEPVVTLSLSEAPALQWCVYPVNQTGASTCWGHQLPLDRWWHVAVVNDGKFSRMYVDGCEVARNPATPAVGLATLGRPWMVGGYAYAGVLDKVFHGYIGDVRVVRRALRVKEFMTG; encoded by the coding sequence ATGCACGACAACCACGAGTCCGGACATCCCTGCGAGTGCCCGCGCACCGCCGAACTCGACGGCGACGGGCCCGCCGCGGCCGGACGTCGCCGGTTCCTGCGCGGCGCCGGCCTGTTGGGCGCCGGGGTGGGCACGGCCGGGCTCGGCCTGCTCGGCGCGGCGCCCGCCCACGCGGCCGGCCCCGGACCGGCCGGCGCGCCCGGCACCGCCGCCGGGTCCGACCCGTCCGCCGCCGCACCGGGGAAGGCCAAGAAGCCGGCCGGGAAGCAGCGTTGGCAGCCCGACCCGGACGCCCGCCGGTTCACCCTCGTCGTCATGCCGGACACCCAGTACCTGTTCGACCAGGACCGGATCCACCCGGCCCCGGTCGAGGCCGCGCTCCGCCACGTGCTCGACGGCGGGGTCAACCGGGAGGACGGGACGGACGACAACATCGTCTTCCTGGCCCATCTCGGCGATGTCACCGAGAACGGACTGGCCACCGAGTTCGCCGCCGTGAGCAAGGTGTTCGGCCTGCTGGACGACGCCGGCGCGGCCTACGGCGTGCTCGCCGGAAATCACGACATCCGCTCCTCCACCGACGACCGGCGCGGCAGCACGCCCTACCTGGAGACCTTCGGCCCGGCCCGGGCCGCCCGCACCTCCGGGTACCACAGCTCCAGCCCGGACGGCTACAACACCTGCCACATCGTCACGGCCGGCGGCCGCCCGTGGATGCTGCTCTCGCTGGACTGGCGACTCTCCGACGCGGGCTTCGCCTGGGCCAACGCCGTCATCGCCGCCAACCCGAAGGTGCCGGTGGTCCTCACCACCCACGAGCTCGCGTACGCCGACGACGCCGGCCGGGCCGAGCTGTCCGACTACGGCCGGCAGCTCTGGGAGCGGTTGATCAGCGCCAACGACCAGATCTTCCTGACCGTCAACGGCCACTACTGGCCGCCCGGCCGGACGGTACTGACCAACAAGGCCGGTCACGACGTGCACGTGCACATCACCAACTACCAGGACCGCTACTACGGCGGCGCCGCGATGATCCGGGCGTACCGCTTCGACCTGGACCGCAACACCGTCGACGTGTCGACCTACTCGCCGTGGATCCAGGAGATCGCGGCCGAGGAGCGCAACACCCTGGCCGCGCAGCAGGTCGAACTGACCTCGGACGTGGACCGCTTCTCGCTCTCGATCGACTTCGACCGGCGCTTCTCGGGCTTCGCGCCCGTCCCGGCGCGCCCCGCCCGCCGGGCGTCCGACCTGCTGGTCCGGGACACCGCGGCCTACTGGCGCTTCGACGGCGGCAGCGGCGACGGCACCCCGGTCACGGCCCGGCAGGTCGTCAAGGACCTGACGGGGCAGGGCAACGACCTGTTCCCGCAGAGCGCCCCGGGTACTCCGGACGGCGGCCTCACCTGGTCCTCCGAGCACCACCCGGACCAGCCGGGCCACGGCAGCCTCCTGTTCAAGGGCACCCGCTCGCCGGTGCGCGGCACCTATCTGCAGACCGCGCCCAACGCCCCGCTGAACCGGGAGACCTTCGAACGCGGCTTCACCGTCGAGGCGTTCTGCAAGCTGCCCGCCGACTGGGACTCCGGCCGGAGCCGCTGGTCCGCCCTGCTCAGCCGCTGGGGAACGGCGGCCGAGGCGGGCCGGAGCGGCCCCGGCACGGATGCCGACGAACCCGTCGTGACGCTCAGCCTCTCCGAGGCGCCCGCGCTCCAGTGGTGTGTCTACCCGGTCAACCAGACCGGGGCGTCCACGTGTTGGGGTCACCAGCTGCCGCTGGACCGCTGGTGGCACGTCGCGGTCGTCAACGACGGGAAGTTCAGCCGGATGTACGTGGACGGCTGCGAGGTGGCCCGCAACCCGGCGACCCCGGCCGTGGGACTCGCCACCCTCGGACGCCCCTGGATGGTGGGCGGCTACGCGTACGCGGGAGTGCTGGACAAGGTGTTCCACGGGTACATCGGCGACGTCCGGGTCGTGCGGCGGGCCCTGCGGGTGAAGGAGTTCATGACCGGCTGA
- a CDS encoding SDR family NAD(P)-dependent oxidoreductase, translating into MTRRWLVTGCSTGLGRALAGAAAGAGDRVLATARRTETLDDLVREHPGRVLAAPLDVREPEQCEQAVATAVERFGGVDVLVNNAGNGVFGTVEEVGDHELRDQLETLVVGPWRLARLVLPVMRAQGGGLIVNVSSLAGRTAFPGLAAYVTGKHALEGMTQALAAEAAPFGVRAVALAASGYATRYGASVTDAAGRSDAYRPTTGPMREQLRDMAALPGIGRPEDFAREVLRLADTSGPLPVRIPIGPGSFAHLTAAAYATQTELATARALLLDRSDPQQG; encoded by the coding sequence ATGACAAGACGTTGGCTGGTGACGGGGTGTTCGACCGGGCTGGGCCGGGCGCTGGCCGGGGCCGCGGCCGGCGCCGGGGACCGCGTCCTGGCGACCGCACGCCGGACGGAGACCTTGGACGACCTGGTCCGCGAGCATCCCGGACGGGTCCTCGCCGCACCCCTGGACGTGCGCGAGCCGGAGCAGTGCGAGCAGGCCGTCGCCACGGCGGTGGAACGGTTCGGCGGCGTGGACGTCCTGGTGAACAACGCCGGGAACGGTGTGTTCGGCACCGTGGAGGAGGTCGGCGACCACGAACTCCGCGACCAGTTGGAGACCCTGGTCGTGGGTCCCTGGCGACTCGCCCGGCTGGTGCTGCCGGTGATGCGCGCGCAGGGCGGCGGACTGATCGTGAACGTCTCCTCGCTCGCGGGGCGGACGGCCTTCCCCGGTCTGGCCGCCTACGTCACGGGCAAGCACGCGCTGGAGGGCATGACCCAGGCACTCGCCGCCGAGGCGGCCCCGTTCGGCGTCCGGGCCGTAGCGCTGGCCGCCAGCGGGTACGCCACCCGGTACGGCGCCTCGGTGACCGACGCCGCCGGCCGCTCCGACGCCTACCGCCCGACCACCGGGCCGATGCGCGAGCAGCTGCGCGACATGGCGGCCCTGCCGGGCATCGGCCGCCCCGAGGACTTCGCCCGGGAGGTGCTCCGCCTCGCCGACACCTCCGGACCGCTGCCGGTGCGGATCCCGATCGGCCCCGGCAGCTTCGCCCACCTCACCGCCGCGGCGTACGCCACCCAAACCGAACTCGCCACCGCCCGCGCGCTGCTGCTGGACCGGTCGGATCCGCAGCAGGGCTGA